The window TGGGGCTGTAGAATGAAGCTGTTTGTTTGTGGGGTATTTGAAAGTACAAGGGCAATTgtactgttctctttttttcttttaaacaaaactaaGTTTCTATTTTTCCACcttatatcatagaatcatagaatggcctgggttgaaaaggaccacagtgatcatctagtttcaatccccctgctatgtgcagggttgccaaccaccagaccaggctgcccagagccacagccagcctggccttgaatgcctccagggatggggcatgtTATATTATATCTGTATGTTAACTTAATTTCACCACTATTTTAGAAAACCTTCTATCCTTTTCTTTTGATCAGTCTCTGATTTTCACAACATTTCTACAGACTACAACTTCTAGGGAAATGTAAAAAATGCATCACATCcctaaaataatttgttataaATTATTGTGAAGTTGATTTCCACCTTCGAATAAAACACACTCCCTGACAAAATAGGGTCTGTCAGAATTCATTTCTACTTTTGCAATTGTTGTCTGCAAGTTGCTTCAGTTGTCTACTTTACAGCTGGGAAGGAATTATGGTCTATAATTGCCCACTGCTTGACTCtattttaatcatattttttatttgtagtgcattaattactgaaaagaaatatttttaatgtaacaaaTTGTGTGAAGATTTTTTGGAATGACTGCAAAAGGAAGAAGTTAGAGAATACatacaaaatattcagaatttttCAGGTTTCTTCTTCTCctagggagaaaaagaaaataaaatcaaagaaacgaacaaaaataaataggaaatgcATTTGCTATTTATACTTcctttgtctcttttctcaCTGTGTTGTAGAACTAGAAAATTCTTCTCCCAAATATATTCATAATTATATTAACTATATATTTCTGCCCTAATATGGTCACATAATACGCCTACCCTTTTACATTTAGTTTTAGCTGATTTGCTATTCtgtcttaaaataaaagccttcCTTCAAAATTGGACCTTCTGTGAACACCTACGGAGAGATGAAGCCGAGCCCTTGtgtgaataaaagaaaacagtaaaaagcaaaaaactccGTCTCACAATTTGAGTCTAACTTTTGCACTAACTAATGGAAAGTGAACTTGTAAAAGGATGCATAAGTGAGTACAGTTATGTGGAAAAAActatgaaaatgagaaatttccCTAACACTGCAATTCCTTGTAAACCAAGCATGCCCAGAAAGAAGATACAGTATGCCTCCACAATATTTactgaaatttcttcttaggAAGATGAAAGGAAACTCTGTGACATGGAAACAAATCTGGATGATAGCAACATGTCTTCTGAGCTGGTTGAACTCATCAAACAACTGTGGAAAGACGGTGGGATCCAGGCATGCTTTGCAAGGGCATCAGAATATGAGCTCAATGACTCGGCAGCCTAGTAAGTGACACAGCCTGAGGGTGTTGGGCACCTGGCTattactgcagcagcacaggattCTTGCAATTAGAACTTTTCCACAAGTGTAGAGTAATCTATGATTATTGCTCATTAACCTAAGAAAGAATGAGGCTTTTGCTGATCTGTTAATAATGTATCTGAGACATTCAACTgaggaaagcaagcaaaactAAATAACTCAATTCTGTGCGTCTTCTTgactttttgtttctaaaaatgtCTGTTGCCCCTAATAATAGGATTaacaaaatggaggaaaaagtgAATTGAAACCGCCTAGGCTTTAACTAAAGCTGTACTTTAATACAGTCAAGATTTCAAGCAGTTAAACATAAGTCCAGCAAAAACCAtaagttttctttaaagaaatctGGCTGCATGCCCTGGTGGTCCCTGGGCTATTAGCATCCCAGCATCCATCTCAGTCTGCAATGCCTGATGGCTCCAGTTCGCTGTCTGAGTCCTGGCAGGTGGCAGGCACATAAACAGAGACTAGTGCTGCTCAGCTCCGACTTCATGGAGGGTCAGGATCCAGCTGGGGATCAGTAATCCTCTATGGACTTAGACAGTGCACAGATGACTGCACAGATGATTGCATGATGATTGTCAGATGACTGTCAGAAGATTGTCCTAGAGTGCAGAAATCTGACCCTGGCCCTGGAGAAGGGTGCTCTTCCATCTCAGGTCCATTCCAAGAGCTGCAGCTTGAGCCTTTGCTGCTcccgcagctcctcctgctggaTGAAGGCACCTGCACAGGGAAACTGCCCGAGGTATGAGGTGCTAGTTCCGCCTGGCAGAAGAAAGCATGGTCAGAGTCCGCCTGATTCTGGTTAGTAATAACTTGCCAATTTTAGAGAATAGGAGGGAtatatcaagaagaaaaaaaaaattcctcagcATTCTTATCTTCAGACCATTTCAGCAAGGCACCTATACACAGAAAATGTGCTAACGTGAGCCTGATTTTGCATTAGACTAATCTACTGGCCAGCTCTCCATTCTGTCGTTGGAGAGTTAGCCAGAAGTGCCCTCCCTGGGGCTATTTACAGTGGTGGGAAGAATCTAAAGATGTCTCTTGCTCTATTAATTAGATTATTAACTTGCAATTGCACTTGGATCAGCTGAATTGTATGGTCTTTATGACCATACACCACCATAtctttaaatacataaatggaagtggttttgtttttgtttttacttacaGATGTATTACATATTGCAGACAAGAATGGCAAGCTATGAGCCTTGTTTTGGTACTTTTCTGGTTAAGATGAACAGCAAAACTTCAAGCTGAGCAGACTGtactgtagaagaaaaaaaaaatgaatactaaCAAACAGTAGAGagtctgtgttttctttgacaAGACAAGACACACACTACAGAAAGAAAGGTGCCGAGTGAGACAGTGAAACAGCTTTAAAGTGTTTCAACTCTTGCTATGTGGtgtcttgcttttattttacttcattacTTGAGTGTCAGTAGCTACAAAGGTTAGTAGTCAAGAAACCACTCGCTTATcgcctcttcttttccttttgtcgAATAAAAACCAACTTTTATTGCTTCCTAGATCAGTCAGTAACATTTGTAGATTCTGTTTGGCCATTTGTAGAAAGTTTCTTCTCCCTGGATGAGAATGGAGAAAGGCTGGGGGAAGGCCAAGAACTGGCTTCAAAGATCTGGTTCAGATTCTCATTCCATGCTGATTTTATATCTGTATGCTAGACACAAAACCAGATAATCCACTCTTTTCCAGGGAGCTGTGAGACTGTTAACCTCATGGGTTCTCAGCTTGGTTGAAACATCTGtcttttattacaaaaatatttatttttaaatgtcatgaACCCTCCTCTTGTAAACTTGTCAAACAAACCCCTAACGAGGGGGAAACTAGCCCTCAACTGTGACTTACTTCAAActcttctgccttctctttcatttgGGAAGGAAGATATCATTACAAGAGAATGGTTTGATATGCTACAATATTTCTAGTCAGTCTGTTATGAagatgcagtttttcttcccctgtggCACTAATTTTCATTTACTGAAATCAAACGGACAAAATCCCTTTCCTAACAAGGTGTTTTTTAGCATCCCggagaaaaacatgaattttcCTGACCTTCAATTCTTAGAAATATGTTTATTATATACAACTAAATTGATGACATTtaatatatgtaatattttaaaaatctagaTTGTGGATAAAGGTTGtataaaaaacaacagtattttatttaagcGTGtaatttacagaaaatatttagaaggAGCTCAATATGAATGGACTAGTGAATATGTCATGCTCGGTTCACCCTTTGATTTCACCAATCACCATTTCTTTTTACTCTCCTTAGTTACCTCAATGATTTGGATAGGCTAGCAATGCCTGACTACGTGCCTAGTGAGCAAGATGTTTTGCACTCCCGAGTGAAAACAACTGGGATTATTGAGACTCAGTTTTCCTTCAAGGATTTGAACTTCAGGTACGAAAGATACATTTGTCAGGCTTGTGTGGCTTTACcttttgagatattttttattcaaagaCACTGATTATATTATTACTAATCCAACTGTGATATTCTTGAATCTTATTTTTGTAAGTGCCAAAGAAGATATTTTAGTATCGGCACTCCGACTTTAAGTATATAATGGACTGTTACTAGGGGATCTCAGAATACCAGGTTCTAAAAGGATGTTTTACATGTGTAAGTGTTTACAAAGCATTACTTGTATTCTGCCACTTGAATAATTGCTTGTGACATTTATGAAATTTGCCTAACTAAAAGTCCTGAAGAGCATGCAAAATATTTGATGACTACTAATTTGCATGCATTCTCAACCTTTCACTCTCCTCTTCTGGGAACAGAAATAACTGCTCTTAACAATGGAATACATTActgttggcaaaaaaaaataatatgtcCTGTGGATAATTTCAGCATTACCATGCATGCCGTCATTCTCTTttaagatgaaaagcaaaatgttcagaaaaaaaaattcctcaaaATTAACTTCTCTAAGAaatttgactgaaaaaaaaagacattttcagatACTCAATATTTAATTACTCTTGGTGAACAAACTAAAACCATAATTCcatgttaaaatatatttgaataaatTGTGATTATTTCAGTGTTCTATAACCCCACATTTCTCTATGGATTGAATTCCATTTAATTCTTAGTTTAAAGGCTGCAGTGTGCATTACGGAACATAGACTAGACAAGAAAATGTCTGTAGAGACAGTTGTAGGAAGTATCAGGATTATATTTTTTACACTTTTCAGAGGgcttacttttttcttttgtgccaGTTAAACATCTCCCAAAGTATCTAACCTAACCACACAGATGCTTTGACATAACTGAGATGAGATTATATGTACAAATAAGACCCTAAAATAGATGTACCAGAAGAAAATTATCATCACCAATAAATAGGCCACCTCTGGAAACTGccttcataaaatcatagaataggaCAAGTTGAAGGGACCTACAACAATCATCAACTTCACACAGGACTACCCAAAAATCAAACTCTACATCTGAGAGCATCATCCAAaagctccttgaactctggcagcttggggctgtgctcactgccctgggcagcctgttccatgaCCACTGCCTTCTAGTGAAGAACCTTCTTCCTCCTAATTCATGAGTGAATTGCAAATGCGATAGTATAATATCATAAACACACCGttccttttttctctgattAATGTATTTCAGAATGCTTTGTACACTGGAAATCTGAGCATCTATACAGTTACAGCAATATTTTATGCAAGATAAAAAAACTAAGTCAGGAGGAGAACAAAATTATCAGTCTGCAAACCCTCTATGAGATGAATACTACCAGtcagaataaaatattagaaTTGTGTCTAGGTCCAGATGAAATGTAGCACAACTGAAAATAAGATTCCTATCTGAATGCCTGTAAACAAGGAAGAAACTCCTAATGACATTGAAAACatacaccagaaaaaaaagtctctatTTAGTGCCTTTTTTGCATCACAGTAGAATTCTGAGAGAAAATTAATTGATGGTTTTATGACTTAAGTAATATGAAGTCAGTACAAAACATTCTGAGAGTTTTGTTCATCTACAGGGATGCAGAACAgcaataaattcattttaaccAGCCAGTTACAGCTAGTTTGCATTGCCAGAGCAATGCAAAACAGCTGGGAGATCCTGATGACTCTGCACTTAGTTAGATAAGTGCCATAGAAACATCTATAAAGGGAGGGACACTTCAGTGTTCAGAATGAGTTTTAGCTGATGTACTTCTGAGAGGCTTGGGGTCACAAGCCAAACAtggataaaaacaaaatcatgaaCAGATGCCTTATTCACTGAAGTTTTTACCCTCTTCTGAACTCAGTGAGGCAGAAAATACTTTGTGCTGTAAAAGTCTGAATATCTCAGTACTGCAGTTCCGCAGGAAACATGactttttatttgctattttcttagtcattgtgttgttgttttaacaaaatttatctttcctgttgtctttaatttctttcattaattGACTTTGATTTCCAGAAGTGAGAATACACTgaaattttttaaaaggagatcAATCTCCATGGGTCCTCTCCTGCTGTAATATCCATTGAAGAGCTAGGAAGAGTCTTGCTGAAATCAGGCAAGCTTTATTTTAGCCTTCAGGTCTCACAGTACATACTGCTGGCACAAATGAATAGATAACTAGTCTCATACCTGGATTGGCTCAATTTTCCATGAGTAGTACtaggaaaatgcagaattttcaGGACTATCTTAGCCTATCTTGATAAAATAATAAGTTAACATCAGAAATATACCACTCATGGCATGACTTCAGCTTTACATGTTAAGTTCTGGACTGACCAGGGAAGAACTAAGCAAGCTAAGCTTAGTACAATAAAAACTGTCCATAAGCATTGCCTCTGGACCTgattttttactattttaacTTGACTACTCATGAATATTCACAGGGCCATATGCTAAAAGCTTGCAGGAAGGGAGTACAGACTTGTATGATAACATTTGCTTGTAAAACTTCACCAAAGATTAAATTTtgtagtttctttctttcccgTGTCCCTGATTTCAGAGTTTCATACCAACAACCAAGGGAGACCAAAAGTGGCAGTTGACTTTTGGGATCCAATCATAACCAAAAGTCAAGATTTTGTCAAGATATTTATGTTGATCTCACTCAATTTACCCTACTGAACTCAGGGAAGATGTGGTTGGAAGGATATCATTGTTAACAGAATCTTGTTACAAAACAGCTTCCTGATTTCCTAATAATCCACATTTGTAGACACACAAAGATCAAGGAGATGAAATGTActaaaaacattgttttctctAACTGCTTCTCAGCTAACCAAGTCATTCATCACTAGAATTGGGAaggatttcatttcttcaaagaaCGAcgaaaaaatgataataaactTGATGTATTGCTGATGGTGAAGGAAAGAGGATTGATATATTGCAAAAAAATGTGTTCTATGTAataaatttctctttctctgattACTACTGACTTCATTTTCTCATACTGAATCAATTTCCATTGCtagaaaaaatgaattctgtttaattttagaCAATGCAGGAGATACATTCAAAGTGTAAGACCCAATACAGTTTCTTAAATGAATGGATAATGTATGAGAGGATTAGGTTTAACAGGTTAAACTCAACAACATACTGAACAGGGAAAAACTGTCATGCACACAAGGAATCAGACTTCTGACTCCTACCATATTGTTTCTCCTTGCCAATGCACTTgaaaaatgctcattttgtACAGAGGAAAATAGTGAAGCAAAAGACTGATTCCTTACCATTGTAAAACTGCAAATATaagtagtaattttaaaatctaatgCTAAGAAAAACAATACTAATTTTGACAGAAGGTTGATCTATATTAGGCACTAGACTGTATTCTACTGAAGCTCAAAACTAGGGATGCTCAGTTAGTTTTGGAACCCATACAAAAAGTCTATAAAAGGTTTATACAATTCTACCCAAAGGCAGTGATTTCTGGCAAAAGCTGGGGTAAAGTAATGCAGGGAAGGACAAGTCTGCATTTCGTTCTCTACGAATGAATGAATTTATGTTCCCCATGAATTACTGCTTAAACAGCAACTAAATGAGATGGGTAAGGCAGAGACCTCTACACATAAACACAGACTGCTGGTTACACAGTACCTAAATGATCACACAAGGACAATGAATCGATGACTAAATATAAAATTACACCAGCCAATGAGGCATAACTGGTAGATCAAACAGTGGCTGCCTTCCAATCATATATGCCTTACTGATGAGTGTGTCAGTTCATCACAAGCAATTCCATAAACACACGATCATTGTTCTAAGAGTCTTTTGTGAATGTTTCATGTATGAATTCTATCCTGAAAAATCCttgcctgcagagctgagtcCTGCCTTCAGCTCTTGTGAAGAGTCCCCAGTTCCTCAACAGAGAGGAGTATCTGTCTGCTTTGTGCAGATATTTAAGTCTTTACATATGAAGCCATAAATAACACATAATTCTCTTGTTGAGATGGAAATAGACCAACAAATATCTATTTTGTCAAAATGGATGTTTGATTGTCATCCCTCTCTAGTTGCACTCTGCACATCAGCAGTGCAACGACATCCTAATAAGTCAGTGCTTCACATTGTACAtatgttattttgtttctgcacaGGATGTTTGATGTGGGTGGACAGCgatcagagagaaaaaagtgGATTCATTGCTTTGAGGGAGTGACCTGCATCATATTCTGTGCTGCACTCAGTGCCTATGACATGGTTCTGGTGGAAGATAAAGAAGTGGTGAGTCAGAAGAAACAATCCTTTTTGATGCTTGGTTTTAATGCATTCCCTGATGGCTTATCAGAATTGTTCCCGTTCCCTTATAACAATTTAAAGGCTATTATGCTGTATGGGTTCTTGTCAGTGAAGAGTATTACAGTAAATTTACATACGGGTTAAGATTTGATGTTCACCTTTTGCATCACAACAGAACAGAATGCATGAAAGCCTTCAGCTGTTCAACAGCATCTGCAACCACAGGTGCTTTGCAACCACTTCCATCGTGCTGTTTCTAAACAAAAAAGATCTCTTTCAAGAGAAAATAGCAAAAGTTCATCTGAACATCTGCTTTCCTGAATACAATGGTAAGTTTGgggttttcagaagaaaatatattaaaatgattGAGATTTTGATTCAGGTCACCTATAGATAGCCATTTAAAGGCTAAGCATCTTGCCTGAACATCTAGCCTTTCtctcaaaagaaaggaaagggaatgaCATCGGAATTTATCTCACCTACTCAGGGTACTTAGGTTGGGGTCAGCTGTCTCTGGAGATGCTTATTTCTCTCCACTGTAAATAGAGGAATCTGGGACAACTAGAAGTTTCAAATGTCTGATGTCTTGtataagaaaaacaattcaCATTTCAGTAGAAGTTTATCCCTCACATACTTAAACCAGGTCTTTTTGACCCTGTTTGGAAAACCATTTCCAAGgaattctgtctctttttgtaTGTCATAATGGTATCtactggaaaaagagaatgaCAGCTGTTTCAAACTAATGCAAGAGAATACATGCAGCTATGTGAGAAAGTgccagaataaaaacaaatgctacCAGCATTTTAGTATTAACCTCCTGTATTTCAGATAGGGAGTACCTGAAATAAAGCATACATCAATAAATTTTATTACTGGAAGACAGGTTGTGTGGACTTCCTGACAAAGAGCtgcttcacttctttttttgagAATCTGTCAATATAGGGACCTAAAATTGCCCACTGCTTCACTGGGAGAATCAAACACTGTGCTGGAGTCCATGGAGCAATGTCACTTTACCTTCATAGACACACGGGAGCCAGCAGGGCCCCTATACTACAGCCTGCTTCTAGATGTCTCATTCTTCTCTGGACCTACACTGAGTTCCAGTACCCATGTTTAAACCTGCAGTTGCTCTAACAATGTACTgccaaacagcagcaaattaTGTATCTAACTCTCCCAGAATTTATGGTCCCTCCTTTCTTATCCTGTTTGTCTCACTTTCTGCTCTCTTTCTAAAGTCCTTAATGGTGTCCTACTCACTTGTGAGCATTTCACTTAAGAAATGAGGATTTTTGGTTAGGAATTGCAATTTAAATTTGGATGGGCAGTATAGATACAAACTCCTCATACCTAATGCCTCATTCCTacatcacaaaaacaaacaaaaaagttgaTATGTGTCTTCTCTGTCTTCACTAGGACTAAATACATTTGAAGATGCTGGGAATTATATCAAGAAACAATTCCTAGACTTGAACATAAGGAAAGAAGATAAGGAGATATATTGTCACCTGACCTGTGCCACAGACACCCAGAATGTCAAGTTTGTTTTTGATGCAGTCACAGATATAATAatcaaagaaaatctgaaagattGTGGGCTTTTCTAGCCATTCATTCCCTGACTTGTAGCCCTGTTCCATGTCTGTacactttcttctcttcattcttcttgctaactgaaataaaactcaTTAGGAATGAAATAATATCAATTAGGCTTTTGTTAGTTGTGAGTTGAAGCCCAGGGTACTGCCAGGGTATTGCAAAACTACACTGACTTTCTGTGCATCATAAGATTGAAAAACATGCTCCTGCTCCACAGAGATGCTAGTGACTGATACATGAATCAAAGGGACATTCCTATCTCAAACAGTATGTTTTGTAGGTAATCAGTAGCTCTCAGGAAATTCATACTTCAGTATCCTGTGTTTTCCAGTGAGAGGGCTTAAAAGGATAATACCAAACAGCTATTAGGTAACTGACAAGCTTaaggcattaaaaaagaaaataataacattaaaataCTATCATCAGGTAATTTCCATTCACTACTCATGTTTCCACGTTgcattaacaagaaaaaaatgacatgacATTCCATTAACTTAACAGAACCAAACTCCCAGACTTGACTGGCGTACAACAAAGAGCAGTGCAAATCTGGGTGTTTAATAACAGAGTTTTGATAGAATTGCTGAGGGACACACACCTAAAAGCTGCACATATGTGAAATTTGTAAAGGCTGCTATCCTGTTGCTGGGGGACAGGAAAGTAAGATGGAGGCAGATAGCAGGTAAGTTTCTGGAATCtctgagagagaaataaatattacagtAACTGTCAGTTTCTGCATATACCATAAAGGCaagctgaaacattttttaacaATACTTGACTTAAACAATCAAAACAGTAATTAATAGTTATTCAGCTGAGCACCTTTCCAGTGACATCTGTAGTCATTTctaccagggcagagcagatgaGATGCTCCTGTCCCCAGGGCAAAGCACATTTGCAACACTTTGATGCAGAGATCTATTTATTATCTGTGCAAATTAATTGCTAATGAAGAACTGCTCCCATCCATCTCCCTCTGATTTATCGTGCCttcaactagaaaaaaaaattaattatggTAAACAAAACCGGCCTTCTTTCTAAAtatattaaacatatttttggAATTTTGTCTCAGAGCAACACTTACTTCTGAAATATGATAAataatggttaaaaaaaaaacccaaacacctTCCATTAAAGACATTTCAAGAGTCATTATTAGGCTTTGGTTCATGGAGCAGCACCTTGACAGATATTTGCCAAGCTAAAGGGCAGACTTTCCATGCTTGATTTTGAAAATCATGTGCACAAAGCCTTAGCTAGAGTTGTGCAGAGAGCTGTCCTGAACCAGCACATGACTAAGATACAATTTGTACTGTCTGGATTTCTATTACTGCCTGATCTGTAATGCTTCACTTGATTAATTCCTTGTTTGTACTGAAAATAATGGATTTCCAGTGGTAAGGTTTCTGGTTTCATTTCCAGCaataaatctcattttaaatgaacagtTTGAACTGTGGTGGCATCAACATTAATTTCTGGAGGTCCTAATGGAGTAATAAAGGTCAAGATCTCTAAGAAACAAACCCATGAGCAAACACATCtctcaaacattttcttcaagcAAACACCTTAGAATCAGATGGACCTCACACTGCAGGCTGAAAGCTGATAAATATAAAACTGTACAGATTGAGTATCCTACATCACACATTTAGAAGGTAGGCTGACCACTGGTAGAAACAAAATACTTGGCACGTGGTGATTGGTGTGACCTGTTCATTTTTCAATCCTTAACCTGAGTTTCTGCCAAACCAGTGATACACGAGCACAGTGCTTGGTGATCCTCCAAGAGAAATGACTGTGGGTGCAAACTCACCGATGTGTTTACCTCAGGAAGAGGTTTATTTTGAGCCCAGCCATCCCCGGGCCCAAAGATCTCCCAGTGAAGCCAGTGATCccagacacagcacagctggggagcGCTGCTGGCTGGAACTGCGCATCCCACTCCACACATTGGTGCCAGATCAATTAGAACAGGTGGCTAAACCCCAAATAATCACTTCATTCTCACTTTTAAGGGTGTTATTTATGCCGTCGACAACTGCTGCGGCACATTGGTTCGCACTTTGCCAAAGGAGGCGGTGACAACTGACAACCCGCACTGGGGCAATGCGGTCACCACACCAGACAGGCTCGGGGATTCCTGCATCTGCTCAAGGGGGATTTAGAAAATCAAGTTAACAGAAAACAACTCAGAGTTAAAAATATGGATTAGTGATTATAGTGATTATACCAGAGGAGCCTAAGGTGCCCGAATTGTGAACAGATCACCTCGAGCTCCGTGCCGGTCACAGCCCTACCTAAAGGCTGACGGGACGGCCTCAATGCGATTTCACGCCGCCTCTGGTGCCGCGCCGCCGAGTGGAGCGGCCGGCATGGCGACCCCTCCGCCCCCCCTCTTCCCGCCCGCAGGCGTGAACGGCGCCAGGCGCGGCCGCCAGGGCGCGCCACAACACCGCTGCGGCACCGTAGGGGACCACTCGGACCCAGGCCTCCGGCCCCTGTGGTACTGTTTGGCCGACGCCgcctctgctttcttctgactCAATCCTTTCTTGGCtcaggcaggcagggaaagCGCAGGGAGGAAGAGTTCAGTGTCCTGTTGGCAGTTTTTGTCTTTATTCTTAATTTACAGAGAGGCCTGTGTACTAAGCCACTTAAGAAGAGGAGAATAGCCTGTGTGCATGTGACAGCTCATACAGTGTGGGTGCAGCCCGGTACACCTGTACTTTCTGGAGCTGGGTCATCTCGGCAGAGACCTGGGCTGCTCACAGGCTGGCCCATACACTAAGTGCCCGAGTCCACTAAGTATCTCCAAATTCACTTCAGAGTCTCCGAGCACCTGAATTCAGGCACTGACACACGGTTAGCAATGCCAGATTGCTGACAGGCACTCTTAGTGCTAAAGCCTATCCTGTCTGTCAACACACAGTGACACCGACTCTGAATTTCCAGGCAAGATCAATACATGAGATAGAAGGATGACTGCAA of the Gallus gallus isolate bGalGal1 chromosome 1, bGalGal1.mat.broiler.GRCg7b, whole genome shotgun sequence genome contains:
- the GNAT3 gene encoding guanine nucleotide-binding protein G(t) subunit alpha-3 isoform 2 (isoform 2 is encoded by transcript variant 2), coding for MKIIHKDGFTYQERMEFRPIIYSNTVQSILSIVKAMTKLGISYENPARIEDERKLCDMETNLDDSNMSSELVELIKQLWKDGGIQACFARASEYELNDSAAYYLNDLDRLAMPDYVPSEQDVLHSRVKTTGIIETQFSFKDLNFRMFDVGGQRSERKKWIHCFEGVTCIIFCAALSAYDMVLVEDKEVNRMHESLQLFNSICNHRCFATTSIVLFLNKKDLFQEKIAKVHLNICFPEYNGLNTFEDAGNYIKKQFLDLNIRKEDKEIYCHLTCATDTQNVKFVFDAVTDIIIKENLKDCGLF
- the GNAT3 gene encoding guanine nucleotide-binding protein G(t) subunit alpha-3 isoform 1 (isoform 1 is encoded by transcript variant 1), which translates into the protein MGGGASSESKESARRSRELEKKLQEDAEREARTVKLLLLGAGESGKSTIVKQMKIIHKDGFTYQERMEFRPIIYSNTVQSILSIVKAMTKLGISYENPARIEDERKLCDMETNLDDSNMSSELVELIKQLWKDGGIQACFARASEYELNDSAAYYLNDLDRLAMPDYVPSEQDVLHSRVKTTGIIETQFSFKDLNFRMFDVGGQRSERKKWIHCFEGVTCIIFCAALSAYDMVLVEDKEVNRMHESLQLFNSICNHRCFATTSIVLFLNKKDLFQEKIAKVHLNICFPEYNGLNTFEDAGNYIKKQFLDLNIRKEDKEIYCHLTCATDTQNVKFVFDAVTDIIIKENLKDCGLF